The following proteins come from a genomic window of Lycium ferocissimum isolate CSIRO_LF1 chromosome 4, AGI_CSIRO_Lferr_CH_V1, whole genome shotgun sequence:
- the LOC132052280 gene encoding uncharacterized protein LOC132052280, whose amino-acid sequence MQPPHQHSRINLSELKAQIVKKLGPEGSKQYFHYLSRLLSLKISKVEFDKHCFRILGRENIPLHNQFIRSILRNACNAKVPPPINEGGIVKPGIAVGSKEPLDDAYDQNGVHVSSNQASGQPGLSNGDVLPLSPKKARTGFRDRRAGDRRSVLGQNGKTSFAFQQTTTMESSDFEIIKENGDLNPPNGKGTVQHHQGIMQQTDDERQGFSQETAKFSVMKRSLENSVSLQNKKDKSRDDGKEMHARSQLQAPFGVPFCPVSVGGARRPVPLATSSRCVSSSSFGALLDSVTLRERMEQIAAEQGLDGVATDCANLLNNGLDSYLKGLVKSCLQLVGARSGHEPTTNNTKKQETYMKLVNGLRPGYHLQMNGGRSSEAVHEHAPGNLVSLQDFRIAMELNPQQLGEDWSLLLEKVCTHAVEE is encoded by the coding sequence ATGCAACCGCCACATCAGCACTCCCGGATTAATCTATCTGAATTGAAAGCTCAGATAGTGAAGAAACTTGGACCAGAGGGGTCAAAGCAGTATTTTCATTACTTAAGCAGGTTATTGAGCTTGAAGATAAGTAAGGTTGAGTTCGATAAGCATTGTTTTAGGATCTTGGGGAGAGAAAATATTCCGTTGCATAATCAGTTCATTCGTTCTATTCTGAGAAATGCTTGTAATGCGAAAGTTCCTCCACCAATTAATGAAGGTGGTATTGTGAAGCCTGGTATAGCGGTTGGCAGTAAAGAGCCTTTAGATGATGCTTATGACCAAAATGGAGTGCATGTTTCCTCAAACCAGGCTTCAGGTCAACCGGGTTTATCCAATGGTGACGTGTTGCCATTATCTCCTAAGAAAGCCAGGACAGGATTTCGTGATCGTAGGGCTGGGGATCGTCGTAGTGTGCTTGGACAAAATGGGAAGACTAGTTTTGCTTTTCAACAAACAACGACGATGGAATCGAGTGACTTCGAAATTATTAAGGAAAATGGGGATTTGAATCCACCTAATGGCAAGGGGACTGTGCAGCATCATCAAGGAATCATGCAGCAAACAGATGATGAAAGGCAGGGATTCAGTCAAGAAACTGCGAAATTTTCTGTTATGAAGAGATCACTGGAAAATTCAGTATCTTTGCAGAACAAAAAAGACAAATCTAGAGATGACGGGAAAGAGATGCATGCTAGGAGTCAACTCCAAGCTCCCTTTGGGGTTCCATTTTGCCCTGTTAGTGTAGGTGGAGCGCGTAGACCAGTACCTTTAGCAACAAGTAGTAGATGTGTTAGCTCTTCTAGTTTTGGTGCTTTGTTGGATAGTGTAACTCTGAGAGAACGCATGGAGCAGATTGCTGCAGAACAGGGCCTTGATGGGGTGGCCACAGATTGTGCGAATCTGTTGAACAATGGTTTGGATTCATACTTAAAAGGTTTAGTCAAATCTTGTCTTCAACTTGTGGGAGCAAGGTCCGGTCATGAGCCTACAACAAACAACACCAAGAAGCAGGAGACTTATATGAAGCTCGTTAATGGTCTCAGACCAGGTTATCATTTACAAATGAATGGTGGTAGATCGTCAGAAGCTGTGCACGAACATGCTCCTGGTAACCTGGTGTCATTGCAAGATTTTAGGATTGCCATGGAGCTGAACCCCCAGCAACTTGGTGAAGACTGGTCACTGCTGTTGGAGAAAGTATGTACACATGCAGTTGAGGAATAA